The DNA sequence GTTGTGGGAGAGGATTAGGGGATGCTTGTGGCTAAAGTGTTTTGGCTCTTCCATTTCAACCAAGTAAGATGAAACAGATAGTATAAACTCAGAGTGTGAGTGTTTTAACAAGTGACTTGTGGTTGTGTTGTCCATTTGCTTTGCTTGTTGGCAGGGAAGgaatcagaaaaaaaatttggaagGGAGGAAATTTTTTATGCAAAAAAtacattcatttttatgaacaatattttattcttttttctttttctcacaTTCATGTTCTTTTATTTATTCTTCTTCTTTGTCCTGCCTTCTTCTCTACTTACGCTTTTTATTGATAGCAGATTAGTAGTGAACAACAACAAACAAAAGTAGGGGTTTGATTTGAACTGTTGAACTTGATACTTCTTTAGCAAAGTTAAATTTACTTGAAATACTCAAGGATTAAGTTAGAACTCTTGCAGAACAAACCTTTTTTTTCAATACAATTTTTCTTGGTGTTTCCACCGCATTTCTATTTATCACTATTATCACAAGTACAGTGCAGCCTGAAAATTTAGACGAAGACTTGGCAATCTATATTCACTTATGTAAAGACCACAACTTCCTCGCTTCAACTTCAGCCTAGTTAAGGCGATTATAAGGCTGTGTTGATGCAGCTCGTCATCTTTGGAAATGGACCTTGATCAAGGCAATCGACATGAAATCAAGCGATCACATACGCGACAATGCTATCCTCAAGGTGTCATTCGAAATTTAAAACGTATGGATGACCTTTTACTGGAGGATACATGAAACAAAGTTCATCTTCATCCTATCTTTGCATAATTCTATCCGGATTTGCACCCCTCAGATCGGAGGGTTGCATGATTCAGATCACATTCTAAAGAAGAACATCTCAGGCAAATAGTAATACAGCAACTGGTGCACTAATAAACGAACTGTTTACGAAATGGCTTGAACCAAAATTTACAAATCTCATAGCAAGTACGAGGACTTGATTCCAGAGTTAGAATGGGCTCTATGTGAAGATCGTGTTGATGTTGATGGTAAGTTTGAACAAGTTCCGTGGAGAAAACAATGAGCACACGAAGAATCTTGCCTAGTGATGGATCGAGGAATGTTAAGGTGGTATGATTTCACTTGTGAATTGCAAAaactactaaaaaaaaaaaagaaatcctCTTCATCCAAGGGAAACTACGTTCCATCACGTTACCTTGAACACGTTAATAAATTATCATTCAACTACTTAATATTGTCAACAATCATGCCGATATTTTATTAACAAGTGTACTAttatttatattgattatttgattaaatCCATCAAGAAAAACAAACCGGTAGACTTGAAAAAGACAGAGCCAGACCTCATCCTCAGTCTGGAAACCTCAGCCTTCAACCAAATCTTCAAGCTACACAACTCACAAGAGTTAATACAGAACATGTCTGATGATTTTATTGTGCGCACACAAGTACACAACTACCTTCCATGTTAAAACTGTATATACCATCTCCGGCGTTTTTAAACCCTGCATGGGTATTCCCCCTAAACTACAAGTCTACGACCCGACTATAGAGCAATGACAATACCTGAACTCTCAACCTCTCATAGAAGGGGATTAGGGTGACCACTTCTAGTAGAGGAAGAACCCTTTAGTAGATCCATGTCTTGCTGGAATGTTACTTCATTGTGTCTACATAGCAAAAATAATATACAGTTTCGCAATCGATTAATTTAAGAGCAGCAACAATGGAAAGTATCAGAGAAACTAATAAAACATAAGTGTCATAACTCGGATTATGATTTCAGAACCCAGTGGATACAAAGCAGATAATACACACAACAATTTGATTAATGTGGAAAATATAGAATTTTTTCCCAATTAATTACAGAGACAATAGCAACATAGAATATAATTAGATCTACTGGTTGTAGGTTTCTTTTTTCCAGATGCTGAAGCAAAATGACACCCCCAGAGCATAACAGAATAAATCCGAGTTAATTCTTACTATTAAATGCAAATACAAGTAATCATTGTTGTTCGAGTTTCACCGGAGAATCAGCAGCAGCAAGTCCCAGCCATGATTTGCTCTCAGCTGGCTTTGTCTCTGATGAAGCATATGGAGCCCGGGCAGTAATTCTGTCCTTCCTCTTCTCAAGAAAACGTGTAAGCGAAGCTTTTCTAGCAATTGGTAGATCTGAGATTGCGAAATCAGAAAACACCATATAAGTACTTTCTGGTGTTACTTCATTACGATATTCGTAATTCAGTAATATAAAAAGCACAATACTAAGATTTTCGAGTTTAATACAAGTTCAGTACTTTTAATCGGACACCTAGCAAACATAAGATTACAAACTACATAAAATCGAAATCTCAACCAGATTTTAACACTAGATAGAGCTTCATAGTTCTAGATAAGAGCTAACCGGTAAGTAATACTTCTCGTAGCAAGCAGGCCTTAATTAGACAAGAACTAATTGTTCTAGTTATATTTAAAGTTTGAGAGGACTTAAAGCACTACCGGATAAGAGTTAATTTATTTTCCTACTCGTATCACACTAACTTACCAAAAAAGAGCTAATTACTTCTTCTACTCATATTGAAAGCTCAACTAAACTTAAATTCACTAAACTACCAAAACAAAAGACTTGTTATTACTAACTAGACACGAGTTTACAAGCTAAATAATTCTTCATTACCAAACAATAGCTGAACCAAACTTAAGTTCTTACTAACTAGATAACAGTTAATTCTTTTTCACAAATTGAAAGCTCAACCTAACAAAAGATTTAGCTAATTGCTAATAAATTCTTCTTCACAAATTGAAAGCTCAACGAAACAAAAGATCAGTTAATTACCGGAAACAATTGGCTGACGACGCTGAGTCTGCACAAGACTATTAGCAGCAACAACTTTAGGCGAAGCCGGAATTTCAGGCTGCGTAAATGACGAACAAGCCTTGCTCGCTAACATCATAATTTCCTTAGCTTTCTCAGCTGGCAGGTCATTAAACACCACAACTTGACCGCCGTAGAAAATAGTCATCTGTGCCTTTTCCGGCAGCTGTTTCGCCGGAATCCCCGGAACTGGCTTCTCCGTCACCGGAAACAAATTCATCGTCGCGGCGGCCGCCGCCGCCGGTGTCGGTGGAGTTGTTCCTATTAAAAACACAATTAAAGTTCAGATCTATGTTCAATACATACACATACGCCAAATCTTTACTAATTATTTATCGAGATTAAAAATACGCTACATCCGCATatgcaaacaaacaaaatagtTCGAGATTAAATTACGCTATCTCTATCTCTGTTAATTTCTGTTAcgataacgcataaataaaaatattactttatcgagataatttatttcgaattcAGATATTTATTTATCGAGATTTAACTGTACGAACCGTTAGATTCGAAGCCGATACCGAGACTGAGATCACCGAGCGAGCCTTTCTCCTTCAAGTACTGGCTCAAGAGGCTACAAGTCTGCGAGAAGCTGGACTTCTCCGGCGTCTTCTGGCCGGAGGACCTGCCGGAATCGACAATCTCCGATGAGCTAGACATGAGGTTAAATCAGTAggagaataatttaaaatatcaagtAGAGATAGAAATTAAAGTAGGAGGTGTAGAGATACAGagagatatagatatagaaggTAGGGCAGAGAAGGTAAGGTGGGCATTATCTTTTAAATAACCACGTGGTGGAAATgtgtgtttattttatttgtttaattttagaCGCTTCGTGTCTTGTCTGTGTTGCACTTGCACATAAGTGGGCACCAAGTTTTGAGATTGGAGAATTTGTAATTTTAAgagttgaaaataaataaactacattTATTTGTTACTTAATCTATTTTTGAATGATAGATACTCTATttgtctcttaatactttttttatttggatttatcACACTTGTCAACACacaatttttatcattaatatcGTTAACTTATTactagtattaaatataaaaacttcattgaATGTACACATAAATACGAATCTaataagatcactcatgactatattaaATGTGCTCTTAAAATCACATTTAGATAATATATCAATAAAATGTTACTCCAACACTAACCTAgtaaatcactagcacatccTAAAACATGTAATTTGTAGTCAATACCTattcaatatttataaataaaacattcatcttcctcattttttttaacttcaccCTTCTCTTCCACCTTCTTTcccttaaaattattattaaaataataaccgagaaaaaaaataggaattgttgttggagttgacactaaaaatagattcTCTAAATTAAAACTCATTAGATtcgttattttatattattaataggtaaTGAGATAGGTAACTTATTGGACTTGATCTTATATTCTAAAACACATCGAAATAATAAGATAGTCTTGACTATATGCACataatttcggttgttttggtaagagcatctccaaccatacaaaactaaaaggtgagttggcaatTGGcataccaaatataaaaaatataatcaacatGTTGAAAAAGTCGCACTCCAACCACATCAATatgttgtatataattttagtcaacctccgatgaatgattatatttgtcgaacctttaTAGGtgtgtaagaaatctgtaggaag is a window from the Daucus carota subsp. sativus chromosome 8, DH1 v3.0, whole genome shotgun sequence genome containing:
- the LOC108197070 gene encoding protein TIFY 10A, producing the protein MSSSSEIVDSGRSSGQKTPEKSSFSQTCSLLSQYLKEKGSLGDLSLGIGFESNGTTPPTPAAAAAATMNLFPVTEKPVPGIPAKQLPEKAQMTIFYGGQVVVFNDLPAEKAKEIMMLASKACSSFTQPEIPASPKVVAANSLVQTQRRQPIVSDLPIARKASLTRFLEKRKDRITARAPYASSETKPAESKSWLGLAAADSPVKLEQQ